The bacterium genome window below encodes:
- a CDS encoding response regulator, with amino-acid sequence MLTSLTRDEVIGKTSKELGLFIDDDLPQEIKDEMKKYGKFKNYEIITKAKDNTIITGLFSGVMIDNQTEKLFMTVMTDITALKQAETDLAKAATRLDLATIAGGIGVWDYDIVNNILIWDERMFNLYGITEKDFSGAYEAWRKGLHPDDLERGDAEIQMAINGEKEFDTEFRVCRPDGTVRNIRGMAVVSKDDSGQALRLTGTNWDITGQKNAEIELIRAKEQAEAANKAKSEFLANMSHEIRTPMNGVIGFTNLLLDTDLDEEQKDFAQEAQKSSELLLNIINDVLDFSKIEAGKMLMENIEFDIRSVVEDVTVLAISAACKKGIEVNSMIYSDIPQKISGDPGKLKQILNNLVNNAVKFTNQGEILITVKKDSEKDNSVTLRFEVSDTGIGISKERQEAVFESFTQVDASATRKYGGTGLGLTISKKIVEMMNGKIYVTGEEGKGSVFIFTADFEKCKECETLKSSSLSLTGMNILVVDDNLTNLKIEGYYLNEAGCNVYEADSPEKALLILKSLPAIDVIILDFNMPDQNGLMLSSEIKSISGFADTPIILITSLAQRGESQKAKEKGFAGYLTKPIRKSDMLECIALAAEVTSNQDTRNNDLLITKHTIKENKFNSKFKILLVEDNVINQKLSVKILSKVGFTCDIASNGQEAVVAYQSKFYDLILMDCQMPVLDGYEATKEIRSIEALKEISENGKKHIPIIALTANALEGDVDRCLSFGMDDYIAKPINAKTFIETIKKHLPVEQIDKKQILISSVISEIIENTGFSKDEAQEFFDEYIRALPLMIENINKAISVDNFELLASEAHLMKGSSANLRINELSELALKLEDSAKSGDILLCEMLSKEIQAYFNLLQEK; translated from the coding sequence TTGCTTACATCATTAACAAGAGATGAAGTTATCGGCAAAACATCAAAAGAATTGGGACTTTTTATCGATGATGATCTTCCTCAAGAAATTAAAGACGAAATGAAAAAATACGGCAAATTTAAAAATTATGAAATCATTACAAAAGCAAAAGACAACACAATTATTACAGGTCTTTTCTCAGGGGTTATGATCGATAATCAAACCGAAAAACTTTTTATGACGGTTATGACTGACATTACAGCACTCAAGCAAGCAGAAACGGACTTAGCCAAAGCCGCCACGCGGCTTGATTTAGCTACGATTGCCGGAGGTATCGGCGTCTGGGATTACGATATTGTCAATAATATTCTAATATGGGATGAACGGATGTTTAATCTGTACGGCATTACCGAAAAGGATTTCAGCGGTGCTTATGAAGCTTGGAGAAAAGGTCTTCATCCTGACGATCTGGAACGGGGTGATGCAGAAATACAAATGGCAATAAACGGTGAAAAAGAGTTTGATACTGAGTTTCGTGTATGCCGGCCTGACGGTACTGTTAGAAATATCAGAGGAATGGCTGTCGTGTCTAAAGATGACTCCGGGCAGGCTTTACGTCTGACAGGAACTAATTGGGATATTACCGGGCAGAAAAATGCAGAGATCGAACTGATCAGAGCAAAAGAACAAGCTGAAGCAGCAAACAAAGCTAAAAGCGAATTTCTTGCCAATATGAGCCACGAAATCAGAACGCCTATGAACGGAGTAATAGGATTTACAAATTTATTGTTAGACACCGATCTTGATGAAGAACAAAAAGATTTTGCACAAGAAGCTCAAAAATCATCTGAATTGTTATTGAATATTATAAATGACGTACTTGATTTTTCCAAAATTGAAGCAGGAAAAATGCTGATGGAAAACATCGAATTTGACATAAGATCTGTTGTTGAAGATGTAACTGTTTTGGCAATATCAGCTGCTTGTAAAAAAGGTATCGAAGTTAACTCAATGATTTATTCAGATATTCCGCAAAAAATTTCCGGCGATCCCGGCAAATTGAAACAAATACTTAACAATCTTGTTAACAATGCCGTTAAGTTCACTAACCAAGGAGAAATATTAATAACTGTCAAAAAAGACAGCGAGAAAGATAATTCAGTAACATTAAGGTTTGAAGTTTCCGATACAGGCATCGGTATCTCTAAAGAAAGACAAGAAGCCGTATTTGAGTCATTCACTCAGGTTGATGCATCTGCTACCAGAAAGTATGGAGGAACAGGTCTCGGATTAACTATTTCAAAAAAAATAGTAGAAATGATGAACGGTAAGATTTATGTAACCGGAGAAGAAGGTAAAGGCTCTGTATTTATATTTACTGCTGATTTTGAAAAATGTAAAGAATGCGAAACACTGAAATCATCTTCCCTGTCATTGACAGGAATGAACATTCTTGTGGTTGATGATAATTTAACAAACTTAAAAATTGAGGGCTATTATTTAAATGAAGCGGGTTGCAATGTTTACGAAGCTGACTCTCCGGAAAAAGCATTATTAATATTAAAATCATTACCGGCAATAGATGTTATTATTCTTGATTTTAATATGCCCGATCAGAATGGCCTGATGCTTTCTTCTGAAATAAAATCTATCTCAGGCTTTGCCGATACTCCTATTATTTTAATTACATCATTAGCTCAAAGAGGAGAAAGTCAAAAAGCTAAAGAAAAAGGATTTGCCGGATATTTAACCAAGCCGATAAGAAAAAGCGATATGCTTGAATGCATTGCGCTTGCGGCAGAAGTAACCTCAAATCAGGATACACGGAATAATGACTTACTTATAACCAAGCACACTATTAAAGAAAATAAATTTAACAGTAAATTTAAAATACTGCTTGTCGAAGATAATGTAATTAACCAAAAACTATCGGTGAAAATTCTCAGTAAAGTCGGTTTTACCTGTGACATTGCATCAAACGGTCAAGAAGCAGTAGTAGCATATCAAAGTAAATTTTACGATCTGATTTTGATGGATTGTCAAATGCCTGTTTTGGATGGTTACGAGGCAACGAAAGAAATAAGGAGTATTGAAGCTTTAAAAGAAATTTCGGAAAACGGCAAAAAGCATATTCCGATTATTGCTTTAACAGCGAATGCCCTTGAGGGTGATGTTGATAGATGCTTGTCATTCGGAATGGATGACTATATAGCTAAACCTATTAATGCTAAAACTTTTATTGAAACTATAAAAAAACATTTACCCGTTGAACAAATTGATAAAAAACAAATTTTAATAAGTTCTGTTATCTCTGAAATTATTGAAAATACCGGATTTTCAAAAGACGAAGCTCAAGAGTTTTTTGATGAATATATAAGAGCACTTCCTCTTATGATAGAAAATATTAATAAAGCTATTTCAGTTGATAATTTTGAATTATTAGCTTCGGAGGCTCATTTGATGAAAGGCTCAAGTGCTAATTTAAGAATAAACGAATTAAGTGAACTTGCTTTAAAGCTGGAAGATTCAGCGAAGTCCGGCGATATATTATTATGTGAGATGTTATCAAAAGAAATTCAAGCATATTTTAACCTGTTACAAGAAAAGTGA